One Serinus canaria isolate serCan28SL12 chromosome Z, serCan2020, whole genome shotgun sequence DNA window includes the following coding sequences:
- the TRMT10B gene encoding tRNA methyltransferase 10 homolog B isoform X29, translated as MEPLSCRGTTALPALSCGLQGFAANSASSVPARCELEGFAASAASSVPARCELEGFAASAASSVPARCGLEGFAASAASSVPARCELEGFAASSASSVPARCELEGFAASAASSVPARCELEGFAASAASSVPARCGLEGFPASAASSVPARCELEGFAASSPSSVPARCELEGFAASAASSVPARCELEGFAASAASSVPARCELEGFAASSASSVPARCELEGFAASSASSVPARCELEGFAASSASSVPARCGLEGFAASAASSVPARCELEGFAASSLSSVPARCELEGFAASSASSVPARCVAFAGNARRRQE; from the exons ATGGAACCCCTATCCTGCAGAGGCAccacagcacttccagccctatcctgtgggctgcaggggttTGCAGCCAATTCTGCCtcctcagtgccagccaggtgtgagctggaagggtttgcagccagtgctgcctcctcagtgccagccaggtgtgagctggaagggtttgcagccagtgctgcctcctcagtgccagccaggTGTGGGCTGGAAGGGtttgcagccagtgctgcctcctcagtgccagccaggtgtgagctggaagggtttgcagccagctctgcctcctcagtgccagccaggtgtgagctggaagggtttgcagccagtgctgcctcctcagtgccagccaggtgtgagctggaagggtttgcagccagtgctgcctcctcagtgccagccag GTGTGGGCTGGAAGGGTTTCCAGCCAGTGCTGCCtcctcagtgccagccaggTGTGAGCTGGAAGGGTTTGCAGCCAGTTCTCCCtcctcagtgccagccaggtgtgagctggaagggtttgcagccagtgctgcctcctcagtgccagccaggtgtgagctggaagggtttgcagccagtgctgcctcctcagtgccagccag gTGTGAGCTGGAAGGGTTTGCAGCCAGTTCTGCCtcctcagtgccagccaggTGTGAGCTGGAAGGGTTTGCAGCCAGTTCTGCCtcctcagtgccagccaggtgtgagctggaagggtttgcagccagctctgcctcctcagtgccagccaggTGTGGGCTGGAAGGGtttgcagccagtgctgcctcctcagtgccagccaggTGTGAGCTGGAAGGGTTTGCAGCCAGTTCTCTCtcctcagtgccagccaggtgtgagctggaagggtttgcagccagctctgcctcctcagtgccagccaggTGTGTTGCATTTGCAGGGAATGCCCGacgaaggcaggaatga
- the TRMT10B gene encoding tRNA methyltransferase 10 homolog B isoform X11 encodes MEPLSCRGTTALPALSCGLQGFAANSASSVPARCELEGFAASAASSVPARCELEGFAASAASSVPARCGLEGFAASAASSVPARCELEGFAASSASSVPARCELEGFAASAASSVPARCELEGFAASAASSVPARCGLEGFPASAASSVPARCELEGFAASSPSSVPARCELEGFAASAASSVPARCELEGFAASAASSVPARCELEGFAASAASSVPARCELEGFAASAASSVPARCELEGFAASSASSVPARCELEGFAASSASSVPARCELEGFAASSASSVPARCGLEGFAASAASSVPARCELEGFAASSLSSVPARCELEGFAASSASSVPARCVAFAGNARRRQE; translated from the exons ATGGAACCCCTATCCTGCAGAGGCAccacagcacttccagccctatcctgtgggctgcaggggttTGCAGCCAATTCTGCCtcctcagtgccagccaggtgtgagctggaagggtttgcagccagtgctgcctcctcagtgccagccaggtgtgagctggaagggtttgcagccagtgctgcctcctcagtgccagccaggTGTGGGCTGGAAGGGtttgcagccagtgctgcctcctcagtgccagccaggtgtgagctggaagggtttgcagccagctctgcctcctcagtgccagccaggtgtgagctggaagggtttgcagccagtgctgcctcctcagtgccagccaggtgtgagctggaagggtttgcagccagtgctgcctcctcagtgccagccag GTGTGGGCTGGAAGGGTTTCCAGCCAGTGCTGCCtcctcagtgccagccaggTGTGAGCTGGAAGGGTTTGCAGCCAGTTCTCCCtcctcagtgccagccaggtgtgagctggaagggtttgcagccagtgctgcctcctcagtgccagccaggtgtgagctggaagggtttgcagccagtgctgcctcctcagtgccagccaggtgtgagctggaagggtttgcagccagtgctgcctcctcagtgccagccaggtgtgagctggaagggtttgcagccagtgctgcctcctcagtgccagccag gTGTGAGCTGGAAGGGTTTGCAGCCAGTTCTGCCtcctcagtgccagccaggTGTGAGCTGGAAGGGTTTGCAGCCAGTTCTGCCtcctcagtgccagccaggtgtgagctggaagggtttgcagccagctctgcctcctcagtgccagccaggTGTGGGCTGGAAGGGtttgcagccagtgctgcctcctcagtgccagccaggTGTGAGCTGGAAGGGTTTGCAGCCAGTTCTCTCtcctcagtgccagccaggtgtgagctggaagggtttgcagccagctctgcctcctcagtgccagccaggTGTGTTGCATTTGCAGGGAATGCCCGacgaaggcaggaatga
- the TRMT10B gene encoding tRNA methyltransferase 10 homolog B isoform X19 encodes MEPLSCRGTTALPALSCGLQGFAANSASSVPARCELEGFAASAASSVPARCELEGFAASAASSVPARCGLEGFAASAASSVPARCELEGFAASSASSVPARCELEGFAASAASSVPARCELEGFAASAASSVPARCGLEGFPASAASSVPARCELEGFAASSPSSVPARCELEGFAASAASSVPARCELEGFAASAASSVPARCELEGFAASAASSVPARCELEGFAASSASSVPARCELEGFAASSASSVPARCELEGFAASSASSVPARCGLEGFAASAASSVPARCELEGFAASSLSSVPARCELEGFAASSASSVPARCVAFAGNARRRQE; translated from the exons ATGGAACCCCTATCCTGCAGAGGCAccacagcacttccagccctatcctgtgggctgcaggggttTGCAGCCAATTCTGCCtcctcagtgccagccaggtgtgagctggaagggtttgcagccagtgctgcctcctcagtgccagccaggtgtgagctggaagggtttgcagccagtgctgcctcctcagtgccagccaggTGTGGGCTGGAAGGGtttgcagccagtgctgcctcctcagtgccagccaggtgtgagctggaagggtttgcagccagctctgcctcctcagtgccagccaggtgtgagctggaagggtttgcagccagtgctgcctcctcagtgccagccaggtgtgagctggaagggtttgcagccagtgctgcctcctcagtgccagccag GTGTGGGCTGGAAGGGTTTCCAGCCAGTGCTGCCtcctcagtgccagccaggTGTGAGCTGGAAGGGTTTGCAGCCAGTTCTCCCtcctcagtgccagccaggtgtgagctggaagggtttgcagccagtgctgcctcctcagtgccagccaggtgtgagctggaagggtttgcagccagtgctgcctcctcagtgccagccaggtgtgagctggaagggtttgcagccagtgctgcctcctcagtgccagccag gTGTGAGCTGGAAGGGTTTGCAGCCAGTTCTGCCtcctcagtgccagccaggTGTGAGCTGGAAGGGTTTGCAGCCAGTTCTGCCtcctcagtgccagccaggtgtgagctggaagggtttgcagccagctctgcctcctcagtgccagccaggTGTGGGCTGGAAGGGtttgcagccagtgctgcctcctcagtgccagccaggTGTGAGCTGGAAGGGTTTGCAGCCAGTTCTCTCtcctcagtgccagccaggtgtgagctggaagggtttgcagccagctctgcctcctcagtgccagccaggTGTGTTGCATTTGCAGGGAATGCCCGacgaaggcaggaatga
- the TRMT10B gene encoding tRNA methyltransferase 10 homolog B isoform X1: MEPLSCRGTTALPALSCGLQGFAANSASSVPARCELEGFAASAASSVPARCELEGFAASAASSVPARCGLEGFAASAASSVPARCELEGFAASSASSVPARCELEGFAASAASSVPARCELEGFAASAASSVPARCGLEGFPASAASSVPARCELEGFAASSPSSVPARCELEGFAASAASSVPARCELEGFAASAASSVPARCELEGFAASAASSVPARCELEGFAASAASSVPARCELEGFAASSPSSVPARCELEGFAASSASSVPARCELEGFAASSASSVPARCELEGFAASSASSVPARCGLEGFAASAASSVPARCELEGFAASSLSSVPARCELEGFAASSASSVPARCVAFAGNARRRQE; encoded by the exons ATGGAACCCCTATCCTGCAGAGGCAccacagcacttccagccctatcctgtgggctgcaggggttTGCAGCCAATTCTGCCtcctcagtgccagccaggtgtgagctggaagggtttgcagccagtgctgcctcctcagtgccagccaggtgtgagctggaagggtttgcagccagtgctgcctcctcagtgccagccaggTGTGGGCTGGAAGGGtttgcagccagtgctgcctcctcagtgccagccaggtgtgagctggaagggtttgcagccagctctgcctcctcagtgccagccaggtgtgagctggaagggtttgcagccagtgctgcctcctcagtgccagccaggtgtgagctggaagggtttgcagccagtgctgcctcctcagtgccagccag GTGTGGGCTGGAAGGGTTTCCAGCCAGTGCTGCCtcctcagtgccagccaggTGTGAGCTGGAAGGGTTTGCAGCCAGTTCTCCCtcctcagtgccagccaggtgtgagctggaagggtttgcagccagtgctgcctcctcagtgccagccaggtgtgagctggaagggtttgcagccagtgctgcctcctcagtgccagccaggtgtgagctggaagggtttgcagccagtgctgcctcctcagtgccagccaggtgtgagctggaagggtttgcagccagtgctgcctcctcagtgccagccaggTGTGAGCTGGAAGGGTTTGCAGCCAGTTCTCCCtcctcagtgccagccaggTGTGAGCTGGAAGGGTTTGCAGCCAGTTCTGCCtcctcagtgccagccaggTGTGAGCTGGAAGGGTTTGCAGCCAGTTCTGCCtcctcagtgccagccaggtgtgagctggaagggtttgcagccagctctgcctcctcagtgccagccaggTGTGGGCTGGAAGGGtttgcagccagtgctgcctcctcagtgccagccaggTGTGAGCTGGAAGGGTTTGCAGCCAGTTCTCTCtcctcagtgccagccaggtgtgagctggaagggtttgcagccagctctgcctcctcagtgccagccaggTGTGTTGCATTTGCAGGGAATGCCCGacgaaggcaggaatga
- the TRMT10B gene encoding tRNA methyltransferase 10 homolog B isoform X10 gives MEPLSCRGTTALPALSCGLQGFAANSASSVPARCELEGFAASAASSVPARCELEGFAASAASSVPARCGLEGFAASAASSVPARCELEGFAASAASSVPARCELEGFAASAASSVPARCGLEGFPASAASSVPARCELEGFAASSPSSVPARCELEGFAASAASSVPARCELEGFAASAASSVPARCELEGFAASAASSVPARCELEGFAASAASSVPARCELEGFAASSPSSVPARCELEGFAASSASSVPARCELEGFAASSASSVPARCELEGFAASSASSVPARCGLEGFAASAASSVPARCELEGFAASSLSSVPARCELEGFAASSASSVPARCVAFAGNARRRQE, from the exons ATGGAACCCCTATCCTGCAGAGGCAccacagcacttccagccctatcctgtgggctgcaggggttTGCAGCCAATTCTGCCtcctcagtgccagccaggtgtgagctggaagggtttgcagccagtgctgcctcctcagtgccagccaggtgtgagctggaagggtttgcagccagtgctgcctcctcagtgccagccaggTGTGGGCTGGAAGGGtttgcagccagtgctgcctcctcagtgccagccag gtgtgagctggaagggtttgcagccagtgctgcctcctcagtgccagccaggtgtgagctggaagggtttgcagccagtgctgcctcctcagtgccagccag GTGTGGGCTGGAAGGGTTTCCAGCCAGTGCTGCCtcctcagtgccagccaggTGTGAGCTGGAAGGGTTTGCAGCCAGTTCTCCCtcctcagtgccagccaggtgtgagctggaagggtttgcagccagtgctgcctcctcagtgccagccaggtgtgagctggaagggtttgcagccagtgctgcctcctcagtgccagccaggtgtgagctggaagggtttgcagccagtgctgcctcctcagtgccagccaggtgtgagctggaagggtttgcagccagtgctgcctcctcagtgccagccaggTGTGAGCTGGAAGGGTTTGCAGCCAGTTCTCCCtcctcagtgccagccaggTGTGAGCTGGAAGGGTTTGCAGCCAGTTCTGCCtcctcagtgccagccaggTGTGAGCTGGAAGGGTTTGCAGCCAGTTCTGCCtcctcagtgccagccaggtgtgagctggaagggtttgcagccagctctgcctcctcagtgccagccaggTGTGGGCTGGAAGGGtttgcagccagtgctgcctcctcagtgccagccaggTGTGAGCTGGAAGGGTTTGCAGCCAGTTCTCTCtcctcagtgccagccaggtgtgagctggaagggtttgcagccagctctgcctcctcagtgccagccaggTGTGTTGCATTTGCAGGGAATGCCCGacgaaggcaggaatga
- the TRMT10B gene encoding tRNA methyltransferase 10 homolog B isoform X6, producing MEPLSCRGTTALPALSCGLQGFAANSASSVPARCELEGFAASAASSVPARCELEGFAASAASSVPARCELEGFAASSASSVPARCELEGFAASAASSVPARCELEGFAASAASSVPARCGLEGFPASAASSVPARCELEGFAASSPSSVPARCELEGFAASAASSVPARCELEGFAASAASSVPARCELEGFAASAASSVPARCELEGFAASAASSVPARCELEGFAASSPSSVPARCELEGFAASSASSVPARCELEGFAASSASSVPARCELEGFAASSASSVPARCGLEGFAASAASSVPARCELEGFAASSLSSVPARCELEGFAASSASSVPARCVAFAGNARRRQE from the exons ATGGAACCCCTATCCTGCAGAGGCAccacagcacttccagccctatcctgtgggctgcaggggttTGCAGCCAATTCTGCCtcctcagtgccagccaggtgtgagctggaagggtttgcagccagtgctgcctcctcagtgccagccaggtgtgagctggaagggtttgcagccagtgctgcctcctcagtgccagccag gtgtgagctggaagggtttgcagccagctctgcctcctcagtgccagccaggtgtgagctggaagggtttgcagccagtgctgcctcctcagtgccagccaggtgtgagctggaagggtttgcagccagtgctgcctcctcagtgccagccag GTGTGGGCTGGAAGGGTTTCCAGCCAGTGCTGCCtcctcagtgccagccaggTGTGAGCTGGAAGGGTTTGCAGCCAGTTCTCCCtcctcagtgccagccaggtgtgagctggaagggtttgcagccagtgctgcctcctcagtgccagccaggtgtgagctggaagggtttgcagccagtgctgcctcctcagtgccagccaggtgtgagctggaagggtttgcagccagtgctgcctcctcagtgccagccaggtgtgagctggaagggtttgcagccagtgctgcctcctcagtgccagccaggTGTGAGCTGGAAGGGTTTGCAGCCAGTTCTCCCtcctcagtgccagccaggTGTGAGCTGGAAGGGTTTGCAGCCAGTTCTGCCtcctcagtgccagccaggTGTGAGCTGGAAGGGTTTGCAGCCAGTTCTGCCtcctcagtgccagccaggtgtgagctggaagggtttgcagccagctctgcctcctcagtgccagccaggTGTGGGCTGGAAGGGtttgcagccagtgctgcctcctcagtgccagccaggTGTGAGCTGGAAGGGTTTGCAGCCAGTTCTCTCtcctcagtgccagccaggtgtgagctggaagggtttgcagccagctctgcctcctcagtgccagccaggTGTGTTGCATTTGCAGGGAATGCCCGacgaaggcaggaatga
- the TRMT10B gene encoding tRNA methyltransferase 10 homolog B isoform X16, whose amino-acid sequence MEPLSCRGTTALPALSCGLQGFAANSASSVPARCELEGFAASAASSVPARCELEGFAASSASSVPARCELEGFAASAASSVPARCELEGFAASAASSVPARCGLEGFPASAASSVPARCELEGFAASSPSSVPARCELEGFAASAASSVPARCELEGFAASAASSVPARCELEGFAASAASSVPARCELEGFAASAASSVPARCELEGFAASSPSSVPARCELEGFAASSASSVPARCELEGFAASSASSVPARCELEGFAASSASSVPARCGLEGFAASAASSVPARCELEGFAASSLSSVPARCELEGFAASSASSVPARCVAFAGNARRRQE is encoded by the exons ATGGAACCCCTATCCTGCAGAGGCAccacagcacttccagccctatcctgtgggctgcaggggttTGCAGCCAATTCTGCCtcctcagtgccagccaggtgtgagctggaagggtttgcagccagtgctgcctcctcagtgccagccag gtgtgagctggaagggtttgcagccagctctgcctcctcagtgccagccaggtgtgagctggaagggtttgcagccagtgctgcctcctcagtgccagccaggtgtgagctggaagggtttgcagccagtgctgcctcctcagtgccagccag GTGTGGGCTGGAAGGGTTTCCAGCCAGTGCTGCCtcctcagtgccagccaggTGTGAGCTGGAAGGGTTTGCAGCCAGTTCTCCCtcctcagtgccagccaggtgtgagctggaagggtttgcagccagtgctgcctcctcagtgccagccaggtgtgagctggaagggtttgcagccagtgctgcctcctcagtgccagccaggtgtgagctggaagggtttgcagccagtgctgcctcctcagtgccagccaggtgtgagctggaagggtttgcagccagtgctgcctcctcagtgccagccaggTGTGAGCTGGAAGGGTTTGCAGCCAGTTCTCCCtcctcagtgccagccaggTGTGAGCTGGAAGGGTTTGCAGCCAGTTCTGCCtcctcagtgccagccaggTGTGAGCTGGAAGGGTTTGCAGCCAGTTCTGCCtcctcagtgccagccaggtgtgagctggaagggtttgcagccagctctgcctcctcagtgccagccaggTGTGGGCTGGAAGGGtttgcagccagtgctgcctcctcagtgccagccaggTGTGAGCTGGAAGGGTTTGCAGCCAGTTCTCTCtcctcagtgccagccaggtgtgagctggaagggtttgcagccagctctgcctcctcagtgccagccaggTGTGTTGCATTTGCAGGGAATGCCCGacgaaggcaggaatga
- the TRMT10B gene encoding tRNA methyltransferase 10 homolog B isoform X24, with product MEPLSCRGTTALPALSCGLQGFAANSASSVPARCELEGFAASAASSVPARCELEGFAASAASSVPARCELEGFAASAASSVPARCGLEGFPASAASSVPARCELEGFAASSPSSVPARCELEGFAASAASSVPARCELEGFAASAASSVPARCELEGFAASAASSVPARCELEGFAASAASSVPARCELEGFAASSPSSVPARCELEGFAASSASSVPARCELEGFAASSASSVPARCELEGFAASSASSVPARCGLEGFAASAASSVPARCELEGFAASSLSSVPARCELEGFAASSASSVPARCVAFAGNARRRQE from the exons ATGGAACCCCTATCCTGCAGAGGCAccacagcacttccagccctatcctgtgggctgcaggggttTGCAGCCAATTCTGCCtcctcagtgccagccaggtgtgagctggaagggtttgcagccagtgctgcctcctcagtgccagccag gtgtgagctggaagggtttgcagccagtgctgcctcctcagtgccagccaggtgtgagctggaagggtttgcagccagtgctgcctcctcagtgccagccag GTGTGGGCTGGAAGGGTTTCCAGCCAGTGCTGCCtcctcagtgccagccaggTGTGAGCTGGAAGGGTTTGCAGCCAGTTCTCCCtcctcagtgccagccaggtgtgagctggaagggtttgcagccagtgctgcctcctcagtgccagccaggtgtgagctggaagggtttgcagccagtgctgcctcctcagtgccagccaggtgtgagctggaagggtttgcagccagtgctgcctcctcagtgccagccaggtgtgagctggaagggtttgcagccagtgctgcctcctcagtgccagccaggTGTGAGCTGGAAGGGTTTGCAGCCAGTTCTCCCtcctcagtgccagccaggTGTGAGCTGGAAGGGTTTGCAGCCAGTTCTGCCtcctcagtgccagccaggTGTGAGCTGGAAGGGTTTGCAGCCAGTTCTGCCtcctcagtgccagccaggtgtgagctggaagggtttgcagccagctctgcctcctcagtgccagccaggTGTGGGCTGGAAGGGtttgcagccagtgctgcctcctcagtgccagccaggTGTGAGCTGGAAGGGTTTGCAGCCAGTTCTCTCtcctcagtgccagccaggtgtgagctggaagggtttgcagccagctctgcctcctcagtgccagccaggTGTGTTGCATTTGCAGGGAATGCCCGacgaaggcaggaatga
- the TRMT10B gene encoding tRNA methyltransferase 10 homolog B isoform X8: MEPLSCRGTTALPALSCGLQGFAANSASSVPARCELEGFAASAASSVPARCELEGFAASAASSVPARCGLEGFAASAASSVPARCELEGFAASSASSVPARCELEGFAASAASSVPARCGLEGFPASAASSVPARCELEGFAASSPSSVPARCELEGFAASAASSVPARCELEGFAASAASSVPARCELEGFAASAASSVPARCELEGFAASAASSVPARCELEGFAASSPSSVPARCELEGFAASSASSVPARCELEGFAASSASSVPARCELEGFAASSASSVPARCGLEGFAASAASSVPARCELEGFAASSLSSVPARCELEGFAASSASSVPARCVAFAGNARRRQE, encoded by the exons ATGGAACCCCTATCCTGCAGAGGCAccacagcacttccagccctatcctgtgggctgcaggggttTGCAGCCAATTCTGCCtcctcagtgccagccaggtgtgagctggaagggtttgcagccagtgctgcctcctcagtgccagccaggtgtgagctggaagggtttgcagccagtgctgcctcctcagtgccagccaggTGTGGGCTGGAAGGGtttgcagccagtgctgcctcctcagtgccagccaggtgtgagctggaagggtttgcagccagctctgcctcctcagtgccagccaggtgtgagctggaagggtttgcagccagtgctgcctcctcagtgccagccag GTGTGGGCTGGAAGGGTTTCCAGCCAGTGCTGCCtcctcagtgccagccaggTGTGAGCTGGAAGGGTTTGCAGCCAGTTCTCCCtcctcagtgccagccaggtgtgagctggaagggtttgcagccagtgctgcctcctcagtgccagccaggtgtgagctggaagggtttgcagccagtgctgcctcctcagtgccagccaggtgtgagctggaagggtttgcagccagtgctgcctcctcagtgccagccaggtgtgagctggaagggtttgcagccagtgctgcctcctcagtgccagccaggTGTGAGCTGGAAGGGTTTGCAGCCAGTTCTCCCtcctcagtgccagccaggTGTGAGCTGGAAGGGTTTGCAGCCAGTTCTGCCtcctcagtgccagccaggTGTGAGCTGGAAGGGTTTGCAGCCAGTTCTGCCtcctcagtgccagccaggtgtgagctggaagggtttgcagccagctctgcctcctcagtgccagccaggTGTGGGCTGGAAGGGtttgcagccagtgctgcctcctcagtgccagccaggTGTGAGCTGGAAGGGTTTGCAGCCAGTTCTCTCtcctcagtgccagccaggtgtgagctggaagggtttgcagccagctctgcctcctcagtgccagccaggTGTGTTGCATTTGCAGGGAATGCCCGacgaaggcaggaatga
- the TRMT10B gene encoding tRNA methyltransferase 10 homolog B isoform X15, which produces MEPLSCRGTTALPALSCGLQGFAANSASSVPARCELEGFAASAASSVPARCELEGFAASAASSVPARCGLEGFAASAASSVPARCELEGFAASSASSVPARCGLEGFPASAASSVPARCELEGFAASSPSSVPARCELEGFAASAASSVPARCELEGFAASAASSVPARCELEGFAASAASSVPARCELEGFAASAASSVPARCELEGFAASSPSSVPARCELEGFAASSASSVPARCELEGFAASSASSVPARCELEGFAASSASSVPARCGLEGFAASAASSVPARCELEGFAASSLSSVPARCELEGFAASSASSVPARCVAFAGNARRRQE; this is translated from the exons ATGGAACCCCTATCCTGCAGAGGCAccacagcacttccagccctatcctgtgggctgcaggggttTGCAGCCAATTCTGCCtcctcagtgccagccaggtgtgagctggaagggtttgcagccagtgctgcctcctcagtgccagccaggtgtgagctggaagggtttgcagccagtgctgcctcctcagtgccagccaggTGTGGGCTGGAAGGGtttgcagccagtgctgcctcctcagtgccagccaggtgtgagctggaagggtttgcagccagctctgcctcctcagtgccagccag GTGTGGGCTGGAAGGGTTTCCAGCCAGTGCTGCCtcctcagtgccagccaggTGTGAGCTGGAAGGGTTTGCAGCCAGTTCTCCCtcctcagtgccagccaggtgtgagctggaagggtttgcagccagtgctgcctcctcagtgccagccaggtgtgagctggaagggtttgcagccagtgctgcctcctcagtgccagccaggtgtgagctggaagggtttgcagccagtgctgcctcctcagtgccagccaggtgtgagctggaagggtttgcagccagtgctgcctcctcagtgccagccaggTGTGAGCTGGAAGGGTTTGCAGCCAGTTCTCCCtcctcagtgccagccaggTGTGAGCTGGAAGGGTTTGCAGCCAGTTCTGCCtcctcagtgccagccaggTGTGAGCTGGAAGGGTTTGCAGCCAGTTCTGCCtcctcagtgccagccaggtgtgagctggaagggtttgcagccagctctgcctcctcagtgccagccaggTGTGGGCTGGAAGGGtttgcagccagtgctgcctcctcagtgccagccaggTGTGAGCTGGAAGGGTTTGCAGCCAGTTCTCTCtcctcagtgccagccaggtgtgagctggaagggtttgcagccagctctgcctcctcagtgccagccaggTGTGTTGCATTTGCAGGGAATGCCCGacgaaggcaggaatga